In Carya illinoinensis cultivar Pawnee chromosome 7, C.illinoinensisPawnee_v1, whole genome shotgun sequence, the following are encoded in one genomic region:
- the LOC122317077 gene encoding cathepsin B-like protease 2 produces MATTPFYWASLLLLFLGAAVAEVSTAEQVPSIKLNSHILQESIIRKINEDPEAGWQAAMNPRFSNYTVEQFKHILGVKPTPRKDLQSTPLITHPKSLRLPSSFDARTAWPQCSTIGRILDQGHCGSCWAFGAVESLSDRFCIHYGVNTSLSANDLVACCGFMCGSGCDGGYPIYAWRYFIHHGVVTEECDPYFDDTGCSHPGCEPAYPTPKCVRKCVDKNQLWRDSKRYSASAYRISSDPHSIMAEVYKNGPVEVSFTVYEDFAHYKSGVYRHISGDVMGGHAVKLIGWGTTESGEDYWILANQWNRSWGDDGYFMIRRGTNECGIEDDVVAGLPSTKNLVREVASEDDVADVSA; encoded by the exons ATGGCTACAACTCCCTTCTATTGGGCGTCCTTGCTGCTCTTATTTTTGGGAGCGGCGGTAGCTGAG GTCAGTACAGCCGAACAAGTTCCAAGTATCAAACTTAACTCTCATATCCTTCAG GAGTCAATCATCAGAAAGATAAACGAAGACCCTGAGGCTGGATGGCAAGCTGCCATGAATCCTCGCTTCTCTAATTATACC GTTGAGCAATTTAAGCACATTCTTGGAGTCAAACCAACACCTCGAAAGGATTTGCAGAGCACCCCTCTCATAACTCATCCAAAATCCTTAAGGTTGCCCAGTAGTTTTGATGCAAGAACTGCATGGCCACAGTGTAGTACCATTGGAAGAATTCTAG ATCAG GGTCACTGTGGTTCTTGTTGGGCTTTTGGTGCTGTTGAATCACTATCAGATCGTTTTTGCATACATTATGGCGTG AATACGTCTCTGTCTGCCAATGATCTTGTAGCATGCTGTGGCTTTATGTGTGGAAGTGGCTGTGATGGGGGCTATCCAATTTATGCATGGAGATACTTCATCCACCATGGTGTTGTCACTGAAGAG TGTGACCCGTACTTTGATGATACTGGCTGTTCCCACCCTGGATGCGAGCCTGCATATCCTACTCCCAAGTGTGTTAGGAAATGCGTAGATAAGAACCAGCTATGGAGGGATTCAAAGCGCTATAGTGCTAGTGCATATAGAATCAGTTCTGATCCCCACAGTATTATGGCAGAAGTTTACAAGAATGGACCAGTTGAGGTCTCCTTCACCGTTTATGAG GACTTTGCTCACTACAAATCTGGAGTTTACAGACACATTTCAGGTGACGTAATGGGAGGTCATGCTGTAAAGCTAATTGGCTGGGGGACAACTGAGTCCGGGGAGGACTATTGG ATCCTTGCAAATCAGTGGAATAGAAGCTGGGGTGAT GATGGGTACTTCATGATCCGAAGAGGGACAAACGAGTGCGGTATTGAAGATGATGTGGTTGCTGGTTTGCCTTCAACCAAAAATCTCGTAAGAGAGGTTGCCAGCGAGGATGATGTTGCAGATGTTTCAGCTTGA
- the LOC122316335 gene encoding protein FAR1-RELATED SEQUENCE 5-like encodes MSRNYPEVEDVSSDAEIGVEQNDMNVGVGDCVNEGDEVNVEERDQAVEDGVNVEVEVEDGDEVNKISSSSSSLIEPFVGKEFDEVEDAQAFYKAYARRTGFAMRTNHTRLSKDDRKLILVEYVCSREGFRRESRKQIERRIPEPAETKIGCKATMCIKKDCQKWTVCKFIREHNHELLTPRSTSLFRGHRGVTRVQKKLILTLNESGVPTRKIMSVLSKESGGDFNVGCIGKDVENFLGNKRRKLFEEGDAQRLYAYFLDRQCKEPGFVYSMQVDENGCMGSCFWADARSSAAYQYFGDVVTFDATYLTNIYKMPFVPFSGVNHHHQTIMFGCALLVNETAESYIWLLRTWQEAMLGRAPSTIITDDDKAMAKAISEVLPNTTHRLCLWHILQFPEHLAHVYNKFSDFQKEFHHCIHETITVDEFEQEWSSILAKYGLVDNDWLQNLYNRRDKWVPAYLRTTFCAGMSTTQRSESMNKFFKDYVRSSTMVSDFVHQYEKALDARYFKEKEKDVRTKSTRAIMKTLWKIEKDAASIYTRKSFMIFQDELFNSQRYIPTKVGKDGESKIYGVTRNDKEYPIYQVTLDSGEVKAICTCHMFEFVGILCRHILCVLGKKSKLDLLPHHYILERWTINAKSRTILDIPTSDGHVMRQDDPMLRKSKLMMQFYDIAELGSQSIQKCQHLSLALDKVHKEFLSMEQVEGEKNLEDENMSLNDSQMFKSQVVSNFSQVLQDPPRVATKGRPKSLRAKNPKETQTAKKRRCSICKIEGHAKNNCPSVRL; translated from the coding sequence ATGAGTAGAAATTATCCTGAAGTTGAAGATGTTAGTAGTGATGCTGAAATTGGAGTAGAacaaaatgatatgaatgtggGTGTGGGAGACTGTGTGAATGAGGGAGATGAAGTGAATGTGGAAGAGCGAGATCAAGCGGTGGAAGATGGAGTTAATGTGGAAGTGGAAGTAGAAGATGGAGATGAAGTCAATAAGATTTCCAGTTCGAGTAGTAGTCTTATTGAACCATTCGTTGGGAAGGAATTTGATGAGGTTGAAGATGCTCAAGCATTTTACAAGGCGTATGCAAGACGAACGGGTTTTGCAATGAGGACCAACCATACTCGATTATCAAAGGATGATAGAAAACTAATTCTAGTAGAGTATGTTTGCTCAAGGGAAGGATTTCGGCGTGAAAGTCGGAAGCAAATAGAACGGAGAATCCCTGAACCTGCAGAGACAAAGATTGGGTGTAAAGCAACGATGTGTATAAAAAAAGATTGTCAAAAGTGGACAGTATGCAAGTTCATCCGCGAACACAACCATGAGCTACTTACACCGAGAAGCACTAGTTTGTTTCGTGGACATAGAGGCGTAACACGTGTCCaaaaaaaactcattctcaCTTTGAATGAGTCCGGTGTACCAACAAGGAAGATAATGTCGGTGTTGAGCAAAGAATcaggtggtgattttaatgttgGATGCATTGGTAAGGACGTCGAGAATTTTTTGggaaataaaagaaggaaattgtttgaagaaggagatgcaCAAAGATTGTATGCGTACTTTCTTGATAGGCAGTGTAAAGAACCTGGGTTTGTGTATTCCATGCAAGTTGATGAGAATGGGTGTATGGGAAGTTGTTTTTGGGCAGATGCAAGATCAAGTGCCGCATAtcaatattttggagatgtggTCACGTTTGATGCGACTTACTTGACAAATATCTATAAGATGCCGTTCGTGCCATTTTCAGGGGTGAATCATCATCACCAAACTATAATGTTCGGTTGTGCATTGTTAGTTAATGAAACAGCTGAATCCTATATTTGGCTATTGAGAACTTGGCAAGAGGCAATGCTTGGGCGTGCCCCTTCAACCATAATTACTGATGATGATAAGGCGATGGCGAAGGCCATTAGTGAGGTCCTCCCAAATACAACCCATAGGTTGTGCCTGtggcatattttacaatttccaGAACATTTGGCACATGTGTATAACAAGTTTTCGGACTTTCAAAAAGAGTTCCATCATTGTATCCATGAGACAATAACTGTTGATGAGTTTGAGCAGGAGTGGAGTTCAATACTAGCGAAGTATGGTCTAGTGGATAATGATTGGCTGCAAAATCTTTACAACCGAAGGGATAAGTGGGTTCCAGCTTACTTGCGAACCACGTTTTGTGCTGGTATGTCAACAACCCAAAGGAGCGAGagcatgaataaatttttcaaagattaTGTTCGTTCGAGTACAATGGTGAGCGATTTTGTGCATCAATACGAGAAAGCCTTAGATGCACGTTATTtcaaggagaaagagaaggacGTGCGCACAAAATCGACACGGGCGATTATGAAAACGTtatggaaaattgaaaaagatgcaGCCTCAATCTACACAAGGAAGTCTTTCATGATCTTCCAGGATGAGCTATTCAATAGCCAACGGTACATTCCAACCAAAGTTGGGAAAGATGGTGAAAGTAAGATATACGGAGTCACACGGAATGACAAAGAATATCCTATTTATCAGGTCACCTTGGATAGTGGAGAAGTGAAGGCAATATGTACTTGTCATATGTTTGAGTTTGTGGGGATTCTTTGTCGGCATATCCTATGTGTCCTTGGGAAGAAATCGAAATTAGATTTGTTACCACATCATTATATTCTAGAGAGATGGACCATCAATGCTAAGAGCCGGACTATTCTTGACATACCAACTTCTGATGGGCATGTAATGAGACAAGATGATCCAATGTTGAGAAAAAGTAAATTGATGATGCAATTCTATGATATTGCCGAACTTGGCTCACAATCAATCCAAAAATGTCAACACCTCTCTCTTGCCTTAGACAAGGTCCACAAGGAGTTTCTGTCAATGGAACAAgttgaaggagaaaaaaatttggaagatgaaaacaTGTCATTGAATGATTCACAAATGTTCAAATCACAAGTCGTATCAAAtttttcacaagttttacaagaTCCTCCACGGGTGGCAACTAAAGGCCGACCGAAATCGTTGAGAGCAAAAAACCCAAAGGAGACTCAAACCGCGAAGAAAAGGCGTTGTAGCATCTGCAAGATTGAGGGTCATGCTAAGAACAACTGTCCTTCAGTGAGGTTGTAA
- the LOC122315708 gene encoding protein ACTIVITY OF BC1 COMPLEX KINASE 3, chloroplastic, translated as MSLLLAAGQPFSLCPCGSVRKKIYSRGGVRRLVRTRAALVEATPRTVPALRDGAGAGAGAASGLVFRGNRAEDLQAEARAMARAVNASVYSPELLALKYGSRPFKVLRRTLQIFIALGSFGLKLLVDERNGQLDMNKRIRAVELRRIFTRLGPTFVKLGQGLSTRPDLCPTEYLEELSELQDALPTFPDDEAFSCIERELGLPLDSIFSSISPSPIAAASLGQVYKAQLKYSGHVVAVKVQRPGIEEAIGLDFYLIRAVGFLVNKYVDIISSDVVALIDEFARRVYQELNYVQEGQNARRFKKLYADKEDVLVPDIFWNYTSGKVLTMEWVDGVKLNEQEAIERQGLRVLDVVNTGIQCSLRQLLEYGYFHADPHPGNLLATPDGKLAFLDFGMMSETPEAARSAIIGHVVHMVNRDYEAMARDYYALDFLSPDVDVSPIVPALRDFFDDALNSTVSELNFKTIVDGLGAVLYQYPFNVPAYYALILRSLTVLEGLALYADPNFKVLAASYPYFAKRLLTDPNPYLRDALVELLFKDGKFRWNRLENLLEQGRKDRDFSAKEALQPVLKLLLGPDGGELRGLVTKEAIRVTEAFALGTVIDTYNSIPDLPRSLIFNGNPTGPLMMSNIEKESMIGLRDQVSRIWGLLQSSEQFDPAVLQPILLVLQQPEARSLGGRIIGGITQRLAARLLQQVLRVPPAGSAPTL; from the exons ATGAGTCTTCTTCTCGCCGCCGGTCAGCCGTTTTCTTTGTGTCCGTGCGGTTCGGTTCGGAAGAAAATCTACAGTAGAGGCGGAGTAAGAAGATTGGTTCGAACCCGAGCAGCTTTGGTGGAGGCGACGCCGAGAACCGTCCCTGCGCTGAGAGATGGGGCTGGGGCCGGGGCCGGGGCCGCCTCCGGGCTGGTCTTTCGAGGGAACCGAGCGGAGGATCTGCAGGCCGAGGCAAGGGCCATGGCTCGTGCCGTCAATGCCTCCGTCTATAGTCCCGAGCTTCTTGCCCTCAAATACGGCTCTCGCCCATTCAag GTATTGCGGAGGACCCTGCAAATTTTCATTGCGCTTGGTTCGTTCGGCTTAAAACTGTTGGTCGACGAAAGGAATGGCCAGCTCGATATGAACAAGAGAATTAGGGCCGTGGAACTGAGAAGAATTTTCACTCGACTGGGCCCTACTTTTGTCAAACTCGGTCAGGGTTTGTCGACCAGGCCCGACCTCTGCCCAACCGAGTATCTTGAGGAGCTCTCTGAACTTCAA GATGCTTTACCGACATTCCCAGATGATGAGGCATTTTCGTGCATCGAGAGGGAGCTGGGATTACCACTTGACTCCATATTCTCATCCATATCTCCATCTCCGATTGCGGCTGCAAGTTTAGGTCAAGTTTATAAAGCCCAACTGAAGTATTCCGGGCATGTTGTTGCGGTAAAGGTGCAACGCCCTGGTATTGAAGAAGCTATCGGACTTGATTTCTACCTGATAAGAGCTGTAGGATTTCTAGTCAATAAATATGTTGACATAATCTCCAGTGATGTTGTTGCGCTTATTGATGAATTTGCACGCAGAGTTTATCAAGAGCTCAACTATGTACAG GAGGGGCAGAATGCAAGGAGGTTTAAGAAATTGTATGCAGACAAGGAAGATGTCCTTGTCCCAGATATTTTCTGGAATTACACCAGCGGCAAAGTATTGACAATGGAGTGGGTTGATGGAGTCAAATTAAATGAGCAAGAGGCCATTGAGAGACAAGGGTTGAGGGTTTTGGATGTGGTGAACACCGGTATACAATGCAGCCTCAGACAGCTGCTTGAGTATGGTTATTTTCATGCAGATCCTCATCCTGGTAATCTCTTAGCAACACCTGATGGAAAGCTTGCTTTTCTTGACTTTGGAATGATGAGTGAGACTCCAGAAGCAGCAAGATCTGCTATCATCGGTCATGTTGTTCATATGGTGAATCGAGATTATGAAGCTATGGCTCGTGATTACTATGCTCTTGATTTCTTGTCTCCTGACGTAGATGTTTCTCCAATTGTGCCGGCACTACGAGACTTCTTTGATGATGCTCTTAATTCAACTGTGAGTGAACTAAACTTCAAAACAATAGTGGATGGTCTGGGTGCTGTTCTATATCAATATCCGTTTAATG TTCCAGcatattatgcattgatattgagGTCACTTACTGTACTGGAAGGTTTAGCACTTTACGCTGATCCTAATTTCAAGGTGCTGGCAGCATCATATCCGTACTTTGCTAAAAGGCTTCTAACAGATCCTAACCCATATCTCAGAGATGCTCTTGTTGAGCTGCTTTTCAAGGATGGGAAATTTAG GTGGAACAGACTTGAAAATCTACTGGAACAGGGAAGAAAAGATAGAGACTTTTCTGCAAAAGAGGCTTTGCAACCAGTGTTGAAGCTATTGTTGGGTCCAGACGGTGGAGAGCTACGGGGTTTAGTTACTAAAGAGGCCATCCGTGTTACTGAAGCTTTTGCTTTAGGCACAGTAATTGATACATACAATTCTATCCCTGATCTTCCGAGGAGTCTAATATTTAATGGCAATCCAACTGGACCTCTAATGATGAGTAACATCGAAAAGGAAAGCATGATAGGACTTCGAGATCAAGTTTCAAGGATCTGGGGACTTCTGCAATCCTCGGAACAGTTTGATCCAGCTGTTTTGCAGCCTATTTTACTG GTCCTTCAACAACCCGAAGCACGCAGTCTAGGTGGGCGCATTATTGGTGGGATCACTCAACGTCTTGCCGCTCGCTTACTGCAACAAGTACTCCGAGTTCCACCAGCTGGTTCTGCTCCAACCTTGTGA